The window TCGATCAGGAAGCGGTCAAGGCCTATGTGGGCGGAGAGCTTCCTCCCAACGGCGGCGCCCACTCCGGCCGGGACTGGGGTCCCTTCGACATCCAGAAGGAAGTCATCGATCGGTGCCCGACCCAATGCATGTGGATGGAAGGCGATCAGCTGAAGATCAACGACAAGGAATGCAACCGGTGCATGCACTGCATCAATGTCATGCCCCGCGCTCTGCGTCCCGGCGAGGACAAGGGACTGTCCATCCTGGTCGGGGCCAAGGCCCCCATCCTGGACGGCGCGCAGATGAGCTCCATGCTCGTACCGTTCATGAAGGTGGAAGAGCCCTACGACGACATCAAGGAAGTCATCGAGAATATCTGGGATTGGTGGATGGAAGAAGGCAAGAACCGGGAACGCCTGGGCGAGCTGATCAAGCGGCAGGGATTCCAGAAGCTTCTGGATATGACCGGATTGAAGGCCCTGGCCCAGCACGTTCAAGAGCCGCGGCACAACCCCTACATCTTCTGGAGAGAAGAAGAAGTGCCCGGTGGGTTCAGTCAAGACATCACTGATTTCAGGAAACGCCATCAACGCTAAGGGAGGAACGCTATGGCTTTTGTGTCATCCGGATATAACCCAGATAAGCCGATGGAAGATCGGATTACGGATATTGGGAACCACCACTACGGCGAGTTCCTGCCTCCGGTTATCAAGAACAACTTCGGCAAGTGGCAGTGGCATGAGATCCTGGAGCCGGGCGTCCTCATGCACAAGGCCGAGGGCGGGGACGAGGTCTACACCGTCCGCGTCGGCGGCATGCGTCTGATGAGCGTCGAGTTCGCCCGCGAGATCTGCGAGATCGCAGACAAGCACTGCGACGGCTATGTCCGCTTCACCACCCGGAACAACATCGAGTTCATGGTGGACAGCAAGGACAAGGTCGAGCCCCTGAAGCAGGACCTGATGAGCCGGAAGATGGAAGGCGGTTCCTACAAGTTCCCCATCGGCGGAACAGGTGCCGGGCTGACCAATATCATTCATACCCAGGGCTGGATCCATTGCCATACCCCGGCAACAGACGCCTCGGGCACGGTGAAGGTGGTCATGGACGAGCTCTTTGAAGAGTTCCAGAACATGCGTCTGCCCGCTCAGCTGCGCATCTCCATGGCCTGCTGCTTGAACATGTGCGGGGCTGTGCACTGCTCAGACATCGCCATTTTGGGCTATCACCGCAAGCCGCCGATGATCGACGACGAATTCCTGGACAACCTGTGCGAGATTCCTTTGGCCATCGCCGCATGCCCCACCGCGGCCATCAAGCCCAAGAAGAAGGAGATCACCTCCGAGCGCACAGGGGAGAAAAAGGAAGTCAAGAGCGTTGAGATCAACGTGGAAAAATGCATGTACTGCGGGAACTGCTACACCATGTGCCCCTCCCTGCCCCTGGCCAATGCCGAGGGCGACGGAATCGTGCTCATGGCCGGCGGCAAGGTGTCCAACCGGATCAGCGCCCCCAAGTTCTCCAAGGTCGTGGTTGCATTCATCCCCAACGAGCCTCCGCGCTGGCCGACACTGGCCAAGACCATCCGCCAGATCGTGGAAGCCTACGAAAAGAACGCCCGCAAGTACGAGCGGCTGGGCGAATGGGCTGAGCGGATCGGCTGGGAGAAGTTCTTTGAGGTCACCGGTCTGGAGTTCTCGCATCATTTGATCGACGACTTCCGGGATCCTGCCTACTACACCTGGCGGCAGACCTCGAACTTCAAGTTCACGGAAGGCATGAACGATTACGCGGCGATCAAAGCCGAGTAGGATTGACAATCAGGAAAGGGGGCAGGGCACCGCCCCCTTTCCAACTTTCAATGGAGGCAAGCCCCATGGCCAATGAAGAGCTGAAACAAAAAGTTGTTGATGAGCTGAAGAAAAAATCATCGAGCAAAACAAAATTCTATTTTAATGACTTGGCCAAGATCATGGACGAGAAGCCGCGAGCGGCCAAGAAAGTCGTCAATGAGATGGTCTCCGAAGGCATGCTCTCCTTTTGGTCCAGCGGGAGCACGACCATGTACACTCTTCCCGGCATGGGCAAGCAAGCCGGGGCCGAGGGAGAAGGCGGAGACAAGGAAGAGTAATCGCTTTATCCGAACATACCGATTTTTGTGCTCACCATTCCTCGCTTGACGGTTGCCGGTCTGCGCGGCGGGTCAGGAAAGACCATACTCAGTCTCGGCCTGGCCAGGTACTGGAAGCAGACAGGCTGGAAGGTCAAGCCTTTTAAAAAGGGTCCTGATTATATTGATGCTGTCTGGCTCGGCCGAGCGGCCGGGCGAACAGCCACCAATTTGGACCCTTTTCTCATGTCTGAGGACCAGATCAGGTCCCTTTTCGTCCACCGCGCCCAGGACCACGATGTCTGCCTGGTGGAGGGC of the Desulfovermiculus halophilus DSM 18834 genome contains:
- a CDS encoding dissimilatory sulfite reductase D family protein; translated protein: MANEELKQKVVDELKKKSSSKTKFYFNDLAKIMDEKPRAAKKVVNEMVSEGMLSFWSSGSTTMYTLPGMGKQAGAEGEGGDKEE
- the dsrB gene encoding dissimilatory-type sulfite reductase subunit beta translates to MAFVSSGYNPDKPMEDRITDIGNHHYGEFLPPVIKNNFGKWQWHEILEPGVLMHKAEGGDEVYTVRVGGMRLMSVEFAREICEIADKHCDGYVRFTTRNNIEFMVDSKDKVEPLKQDLMSRKMEGGSYKFPIGGTGAGLTNIIHTQGWIHCHTPATDASGTVKVVMDELFEEFQNMRLPAQLRISMACCLNMCGAVHCSDIAILGYHRKPPMIDDEFLDNLCEIPLAIAACPTAAIKPKKKEITSERTGEKKEVKSVEINVEKCMYCGNCYTMCPSLPLANAEGDGIVLMAGGKVSNRISAPKFSKVVVAFIPNEPPRWPTLAKTIRQIVEAYEKNARKYERLGEWAERIGWEKFFEVTGLEFSHHLIDDFRDPAYYTWRQTSNFKFTEGMNDYAAIKAE